From a single Nicotiana tomentosiformis chromosome 2, ASM39032v3, whole genome shotgun sequence genomic region:
- the LOC104113004 gene encoding cyclin-B1-2-like, which yields MEASKTIAHEIGGVRNDAFRFGLQGVKSDIVGSHPLESAYHSTKVRQEEMKRKVLANTYGSALPMKLELDRQILSRFQRPPGAIPSSMVGLEALTGGLEDFAFEDYLNDPKDSESFRPVDTYHGMEVRLGLSRGPVCPSFI from the exons ATGGAAGCTTCAAAGACAATAGCACACGAAATCGGGGGAGTGAGAAATGATGCGTTTCGATTCGGTCTTCAGGGTGTTAAGAGCGACATCGTCGGATCTCATCCTCTTGAGTCTGCTTATCACTCT ACGAAGGTTAGGCAGGAGGAGATGAAGAGGAAGGTACTTGCTAACACTTACGGGTCGGCTTTACCTATGAAGTTAGAGCTCGATCGCCAAATTCTTTCCAG ATTTCAGAGGCCACCGGGCGCAATACCATCTTCAATGGTGGGTTTAGAAGCCCTAACCGGGGGTTTGGAAGACTTTGCTTTTGAGGACTACCTGAATG ATCCCAAGGATTCTGAAAGTTTTCGTCCAGTTGACACGTATCATGGCATGGAAGTGCGCCTTGGGCTTTCTAGGGGACCTGTGTGTCCCAGCTTCATTTGA
- the LOC104113002 gene encoding uncharacterized protein isoform X1 has protein sequence MDSRRVPRTVSDPKVRQVGFFAPPDRSQSGPNIHFSSSPPVSDLSPSGNSLSPVMIPPPRHLSADLSLPRPPQAPLSPLRRDSIPVGSYNPSEFSSPTTTDFPADDSSSPGWHRRGSSGKFATSLPSAGFEMPAAKQNSFTVSRLTTVSKANVPLGVTDKDGEVQKERTASSKPLKEKTTKAERRALQEAQRAAKAAAKAEGPKTATAASGELKPSNSNPVKIAKGTSQKKESPPVAATEKKGSDRATDKDRKKDVPHPRMQFDDKSRVEKAKKRSVVKQTEAKNRVELFRHLPQYEHGTRLPELESRFFQLDPVHPAVFKVGLRYLAGDISGGNARCIAMLQAFQESIKDYSTPPEKALIRDLTAKVNCYVSFLIECRPLSISMGNAIRFLKTRIAKLPLTLSESEAKATLLTDIDRFISEKIILADKVIVKHAVTKIRDGDVLLTYGSSSAVEMILLHAHELGKDFRVVVVDARPKLEGRLLLRRLVGKGVKCTYTHINAISYIMHEVTRVLLGASSVLSNGTVYSRVGTASVAMVAHSFRVPVLICCEAYKFHERVQLDSICSNELGDPEAIAKVPGRMEINHLDGWSNSDNLQLLNLIYDATPSDYVSMIITDYGMIPPTSVPVIVREYRREYLWT, from the exons ATGGACTCTCGCCGAGTTCCTCGAACCGTAAGCGACCCTAAGGTTCGTCAAGTCGGGTTCTTCGCTCCACCCGACCGTTCCCAATCGGGTCCTAACATCCATTTTTCCTCTTCTCCTCCCGTTTCCGATCTATCCCCTTCTGGTAACTCTCTTTCCCCCGTTATGATCCCTCCTCCACGTCATCTCTCCGCCGACTTATCCCTACCCCGTCCCCCTCAGGCACCGTTATCCCCGCTGCGCCGTGATTCTATCCCCGTCGGCAGCTACAATCCGTCTGAATTCTCTTCTCCCACTACCACCGACTTCCCCGCTGATGATTCATCCTCTCCTGGCTGGCATCGCAGGGGTAGTTCTGGAAAATTTGCTACTTCTCTTCCCTCCGCAGGATTTGAAATGCCTGCCGCCAAGCAGAACAGCTTTACGGTCTCTAGATTGACTACTGTCTCCAAGGCTAACGTGCCTTTAGGAGTAACAG ATAAGGATGGGGAAGTGCAGAAAGAACGAACTGCTAGTTCGAAACCATTGAAAGAGAAAACAACCAAGGCCGAGAGGCGTGCTCTTCAGGAAGCTCAAAgagctgcaaaagctgctgctaaag CGGAAGGACCTAAGACCGCCACTGCTGCTTCTGGAGAACTTAAACCATCAAATTCAAACCCAGTAAAGATTGCCAAGGGCACTTCACAAAAGAAAGAAAGCCCTCCTGTTGCAGCTACTGAAAAAAAGGGCAGTGATCGTGCAACAGATAAAGATAGGAAAAAAGATGTTCCTCATCCGCGGATGCAATTTGATGATAAGAGTCGTGTAGAAAAGGCGAAGAAGCGCTCTGTAGTAAAGCAAACTGAAGCAAAAAACAGGGTTGAACTTTTTAGGCATTTGCCTCAATATGAACATGGAACAAGACTTCCCGAGCTTGAATCAAGATTCTTCCAACTGGATCCAGTTCATCCTGCTGTTTTTAAG GTTGGGCTGAGATATTTGGCTGGAGATATATCTGGTGGGAATGCCCGCTGTATTGCAATGCTTCAAGCTTTTCAAGAGTCCATCAAAGACTACTCAACACCCCCAGAGAAAGCTCTTATAAGAGACTTGACTGCAAAAGTTAATTGTTATGTTTCATTTTTGATCGAGTGCAGGCCCCTCTCAATCAGCATGGGGAATGCTATTAGGTTCCTTAAAACTAGGATTGCCAAACTGCCTTTGACCTTGTCAGAGTCAGAAGCTAAAGCCACTCTTCTGACAGATATTGATCGCTTCATAAGTGAAAAGATAATACTTGCAGACAAGGTGATAGTCAAGCATGCAGTAACTAAAATAAGGGACGGTGACGTTCTTCTCACATATGGATCATCCTCTGCTGTTGAAATGATTTTGTTACATGCTCATGAGCTTGGCAAGGATTTCCGTGTCGTAGTAGTAGACGCACGTCCAAAGCTTGAAGGGAGATTACTGCTTCGCCGGTTGGTGGGGAAGGGTGTTAAGTGTACATACACTCATATAAATGCCATTTCATATATCATGCATGAAGTTACTAGAGTACTTTTGGGTGCTTCATCAGTTTTGTCCAATGGAACTGTTTATTCAAGGGTTGGAACTGCGAGCGTTGCTATGGTTGCTCATTCATTCCGGGTACCTGTCTTGATATGTTGTGAAGCGTATAAATTTCATGAAAGGGTTCAACTTGACTCGATTTGCTCTAATGAACTTG GTGATCCAGAAGCTATAGCTAAGGTTCCTGGTAGAATGGAAATTAACCACTTGGATGGTTGGTCTAACAGTGATAATTTACAACTGCTGAATCTGAT TTACGATGCAACACCTTCAGATTATGTATCAATGATAATCACGGATTATGGCATG ATCCCTCCTACAAGTGTTCCTGTTATTGTTCGAGAGTATCGCAGAGAATATCTATGGACATGA
- the LOC104113002 gene encoding uncharacterized protein isoform X2: MPAEGPKTATAASGELKPSNSNPVKIAKGTSQKKESPPVAATEKKGSDRATDKDRKKDVPHPRMQFDDKSRVEKAKKRSVVKQTEAKNRVELFRHLPQYEHGTRLPELESRFFQLDPVHPAVFKVGLRYLAGDISGGNARCIAMLQAFQESIKDYSTPPEKALIRDLTAKVNCYVSFLIECRPLSISMGNAIRFLKTRIAKLPLTLSESEAKATLLTDIDRFISEKIILADKVIVKHAVTKIRDGDVLLTYGSSSAVEMILLHAHELGKDFRVVVVDARPKLEGRLLLRRLVGKGVKCTYTHINAISYIMHEVTRVLLGASSVLSNGTVYSRVGTASVAMVAHSFRVPVLICCEAYKFHERVQLDSICSNELGDPEAIAKVPGRMEINHLDGWSNSDNLQLLNLIYDATPSDYVSMIITDYGMIPPTSVPVIVREYRREYLWT; the protein is encoded by the exons ATGCCAGCGGAAGGACCTAAGACCGCCACTGCTGCTTCTGGAGAACTTAAACCATCAAATTCAAACCCAGTAAAGATTGCCAAGGGCACTTCACAAAAGAAAGAAAGCCCTCCTGTTGCAGCTACTGAAAAAAAGGGCAGTGATCGTGCAACAGATAAAGATAGGAAAAAAGATGTTCCTCATCCGCGGATGCAATTTGATGATAAGAGTCGTGTAGAAAAGGCGAAGAAGCGCTCTGTAGTAAAGCAAACTGAAGCAAAAAACAGGGTTGAACTTTTTAGGCATTTGCCTCAATATGAACATGGAACAAGACTTCCCGAGCTTGAATCAAGATTCTTCCAACTGGATCCAGTTCATCCTGCTGTTTTTAAG GTTGGGCTGAGATATTTGGCTGGAGATATATCTGGTGGGAATGCCCGCTGTATTGCAATGCTTCAAGCTTTTCAAGAGTCCATCAAAGACTACTCAACACCCCCAGAGAAAGCTCTTATAAGAGACTTGACTGCAAAAGTTAATTGTTATGTTTCATTTTTGATCGAGTGCAGGCCCCTCTCAATCAGCATGGGGAATGCTATTAGGTTCCTTAAAACTAGGATTGCCAAACTGCCTTTGACCTTGTCAGAGTCAGAAGCTAAAGCCACTCTTCTGACAGATATTGATCGCTTCATAAGTGAAAAGATAATACTTGCAGACAAGGTGATAGTCAAGCATGCAGTAACTAAAATAAGGGACGGTGACGTTCTTCTCACATATGGATCATCCTCTGCTGTTGAAATGATTTTGTTACATGCTCATGAGCTTGGCAAGGATTTCCGTGTCGTAGTAGTAGACGCACGTCCAAAGCTTGAAGGGAGATTACTGCTTCGCCGGTTGGTGGGGAAGGGTGTTAAGTGTACATACACTCATATAAATGCCATTTCATATATCATGCATGAAGTTACTAGAGTACTTTTGGGTGCTTCATCAGTTTTGTCCAATGGAACTGTTTATTCAAGGGTTGGAACTGCGAGCGTTGCTATGGTTGCTCATTCATTCCGGGTACCTGTCTTGATATGTTGTGAAGCGTATAAATTTCATGAAAGGGTTCAACTTGACTCGATTTGCTCTAATGAACTTG GTGATCCAGAAGCTATAGCTAAGGTTCCTGGTAGAATGGAAATTAACCACTTGGATGGTTGGTCTAACAGTGATAATTTACAACTGCTGAATCTGAT TTACGATGCAACACCTTCAGATTATGTATCAATGATAATCACGGATTATGGCATG ATCCCTCCTACAAGTGTTCCTGTTATTGTTCGAGAGTATCGCAGAGAATATCTATGGACATGA